The Changchengzhania lutea genomic sequence TATTCTTTGTATTAACAGCAGGTTTGAGTGGTACATTTAGTAACTTACTAATTCCATTGCAAATTGGGGCACGAGATATGGCCTCTGGATTCCTTAACATGGTATCGTACTGGTTGTTTTTTACGTCTAGTATTGTTATGGTGATTTCATTATTTGTAGAAGCAGGTCCTGCAGCTGCAGGCTGGACCATTTATCCACCCTTAAGTGCTTTACCAATGGCTCAAGGCGGATCAGGCATGGGGATGACCTTATGGTTGGTGTCTATGGCAATCTTTATTGCATCTTCGTTATTAGGATCATTAAATTATATAGTAACCGTCATCAACTTGCGTACAAAAGGAATGTCTATGACCAGACTTCCATTAACAATTTGGGCATTTTTTATTACTGCGGTTATTGGTGTCGTATCATTTCCTGTATTATTATCAGCAGCCTTATTATTAATAATGGATAGAAGTTTTGGAACCTCATTCTTCTTATCAGATATATTTATTCAAGGTGAAGTATTACATTATCAAGGGGGTTCACCAGTTCTGTTCGAACACTTATTTTGGTTTTTAGGTCATCCTGAAGTTTATATTGTTATTTTACCAGCCATGGGTCTTGTATCCGAAATTATGGCATCCAGTTCACGTAAACCTATTTTTGGTTACCGTGCTATGATTGCTTCGATTTTAGCCATTGCCTTTTTATCAACCATCGTTTGGGGGCATCATATGTTTATCTCGGGAATGAATCCATTCCTAGGATCTGTATTTACATTTACAACTTTACTTATTGCCATACCGTCTGCTGTAAAAGCATTTAACTGGATAACAACCCTTTGGAAAGGTAATTTGCAATTAAATCCTGCTATGTTATTTTCAATAGGTTTTGTATCTACCTTTATTACTGGAGGTCTAACAGGAATTATTCTTGGAGACAGTGCTTTAGATATTAATGTGCACGATACGTATTTTGTGGTAGCACACTTCCATTTAGTTATGGGTATTTCTGCGCTTTATGGTATGTTCGCAGGGATCTATCATTGGTATCCAAAAATGTTTGGACGTATGTTAAATAAAAATTTAGGGTATATCCATTTCTGGGTAACGGCAGTTTGTGCCTATGGCGTATTTTTCCCTATGCATTTTATTGGAATGGCTGGATTACCTCGTCGTTATTACACAAATACAAACTTTCCGTTGTTTGATGATTTGGCGAATGTAAACGTGATTATTACTATTTTTGCTTTAATAGGTGGTGTTGTTCAAATCTTATATTTATATAATTTCTTTATCAGTATGTTCTACGGAAAGAAAACAACCCAGAATCCATGGCGATCGACTACTTTAGAGTGGACCGCACCAATTAAGCATATTCATGGTAACTGGGAAGGGGAGATTCCTCATGTACATCGTTGGGCTTATGACTATAGCAAGCCCGGCCATGACGACGATTTTGTACCACAAAATGTTCCCTTAAAAGAAGGAGAAGAAGAATTGCAGCATTAAATTGCAATCAATTTATAATGAAAAGCCCATCTATTTAGATGGGTTTTTTGTGTTTATATATATTGAAAAGAAATTATTTTAAAAAAAAAATTAAAAAATTCGATGAAATACAAAATAATCCGTTAAATTGCAAATTGAAAAATTAATTTGATATATTCTTCTTACGAAGTGTGATCAAATACTGATTTTAAGATTAAGCTGTTAATTATAAACCTAATCAACCAAACCTATGGAAACAAAATCCCTTTTTAGGAACGGCATTAAGCTGGCTTCCTTTATAATGGTCTTTCTTTGGACATCGATGAATGTTATGGCGCAGTGCCCTACTATTAGCGACCCCACACCGCCTGCAGTATGTGATGCTTCTGGCTTCACTATTGATGATTTAAATGCTTACGCCACCGATCCAGGTGGAGGTATTGTCTGGTATAATGCTGAAACAGATGGAACTGCATATAGACCTAATGAATTGCTGCTAGATGGAATCTATTATATAGATGACAACGCTGGAAGTTGCCCTAGCCCAAGACAATCAATAACTATAACTTTTCAAGTTAATACAGTGCCTTCTGGGGTTTCTTTAGATAAGTTTTACTGCAGTAACGAAAATGCAACTATTCAAGATTATATTGATGATACATTAACACCTTATATTCCTTCTGGAGTTAATATCTTTTACGATGTCGATTTAACGAACCAAGCGAATACCACAGATATTATATCTGAAGGATTTGTAAATTATTATATTGTTTTCACAGATGGAGGCGGGTGTGCAAGTCAGATTAATTTTGGAACAACTATAGTTTCAGTTTCACCGGCTGACCCTACGCCAGCTAATCCGCAAGTATTGTGTTCTGATACAAATCCAACCATTGCAGATTTAGATCCTGGCACAACAGCAGCATTCAGTTGGTATCAAAATGTTGATGGTTCTGAAGATCCCGTCCCACCAGCATTGCCAGCATCGCAACTTTTAGTGGATGGAAGCACCTATTATGTGCAAATTGATGATGTCTTTTGTGATAGCAATGCCGTACCAGTAACTGTTAATATCGATAATCCTAATGATCCTGGAGCTTCAGCAAATTTAGACTATTGTACAGATAATGTTCCTGCTGGCTTTTTTAACCTCTATGATGAGCTAGGCGGTACTGCCGATACAACAGGAAGTTGGTCTGGACCACTAACGACTTCTAACGGACATTTAGGAACGGTTGATATTTCAACCTTAACCACTCCTGGAACATATACATTTACATATACGGTGCCAGATAATGGTGCATGTCCTGCAAGCAACTCAAGCGTGACTGTTGTTATTTATGATATTTTTAGTTCGGGGATACTTTCTGTCAATAATCCGGCTTCATTTTGTGAAGCAACCCTACCGACTTCGTTTGATTTATTTACTTTGATCGAAAATTACGATCCAGATGGACAATGGATTGAGGGAACTACAAGTAGTGGAATTATAGTAGCGGATCCAATGAGTTTAAATTTAACAGGCTATACACCTGCAACATATAATTTTACCTATACGCAAAATAGTTTACCCAATCCGTGTCCTGAAGAATCAACTACAGTACAAGTTATTGTATTGGCAGACCCCAATGCGGGAACTGCTTTAAATGCAGTCTTTTGCGAAAATGATTTAGCGGCTAAGTCACCATTCAATTTATTTGATGCATTAGATGGCTCCCAAGACAATAATAGCGGTACATGGACAGATAGTAGCAACGCTACTATTTCGAATACCATAGATATTACTGGTTTTACAGTTGCAGGAAGTCCTTATAGTTTTGACTATACTATTGATAACGGAACCTGTTCTGATACAGAAACCATAAGCATAACCATCGAGCCAGCACCAGAATCGGGCACAGTTAACGCACCGGTTGCATTTTGTATAGCAGATATAACCACAGACCAGACTTATGATTTATATGATTTATTAACCGACGAAGATCAAACAGGTTCCTGGAATGATGATGATGGTTCAACAGCATTATCAGGAAACCTCGTGACTATCGATGGTTTACCAGAAGGTACATATAACTTTACATACGATGTGGCGGCTATAGATACTTGCGATGATGTTATTGTAACCGTTAGTATCATCATTAATGATACGCCAGCTCCTGCGGCAGCTGCAACACAAATGTTTTGTAACTCAGCACTTATTTCCGATTTATCGGTAACTGGTAACACAATTATTTGGTATGATGCGCCAACTGGAGGTAATGCATTAATAGGCACCACCGCTTTGGCTGATGGTCAGGTATATTATGCAACTCAAACAGATGCCACCACAGGTTGTGAATCTTCAAATAGAACAGCAGTTTCAGTAACCATATACCAATCACCAAATGCAGGAAATATAAGTACATCTCCTATCGCTGCATGTAACGATAATGTAAGTATCGATTTAAATGACGGATTAGATGGTACGCAGGATTCAGGAGGGCAATGGCAAAATGATGATAGTGTTGGTACCCTGATGGGCAATATTTTTAATGCCACAGGTCTTCCGGCAGGAGCTTATAATTTTACCTATCTCTTGACCGCTTCTGCGCCATGCTTAGATGCTAGCACTACTATTTCTGTAATTATCGAAGAACCCTTGAATGCAGGTACTGATGGCGCTCCATTAGATCTCTGTAGTAATGACGGAACGATAGATCTATTTACACAATTGGGCGGAACTCCTGAAACTGGAGGAACATGGTCTCCGGCATTGGTAAGTACTACGGGCGTTTTCGATCCGTTAGTAGATGCTCCTGGAACATATACATATTCGCTTACTAATGCTTGTGGGACAGCATCAAGCGATGTTGCGATTTCTGTAACCCTAGCACCTAACGCTGGTTCAGATAATACTGTGTTAATTTGTGTAGGTGATGGTATTACAGATTTATTTCCCTTATTAGGCACTTCAGCGCAAAGTGGAGGAGTCTGGTCGCCAGCTTTACCAAGTGGTACAGGCGAGTTCGATCCAGCTTCAGATGCCGCTGCAGTGTATACGTATACCGTTACCACAGTGTCACCTTGTACAACAGATGCGTCAGCTCAAATAACAGTTACTGTTGATGATACACCAACCCCAACGGTTAGTAATACTAACCCAGAATTTTGTGCAGTAGACAATCCAACGGTTTCTAACTTAGATAGCGCTATTACATCTACAGGAACAATCAATTGGTACGAAGATGCTGCATTAACCATAGTAGCCAATGCAACAGATGATTTAGTAGATGGTGAAGATTATTACGTAATCCAAACGAATAGTTCAGGTTGTGAATCATCGCAAAGCACTGTTGTTAATGTTGCTATTAATGACACCCCAACACCAACCTTAGCAAATGCAAATTTAGAGTTATGCATCAATGATGACCCGACATTACTTGAACTAGAACTTAATATTGTTGAATTTAATGCAAGCTCAAATAATATTGCTTGGTATGATGTTGAAACTGGCGGAGCAAGTATTTCTAACAATGCAAGCTTAAGCAATGGCACAACCTACTACGCCGCTTTGATTGATGCAACAACAGGATGTGAAAGTAGTGTAAGATTACCGATTACTCCAGATTTAACATCATGTGGTAAATTAGTACTTCCAGATGGATTCTCTCCAAATGGTGATGGCGTAAATGACACGTATGATATTGACAACCTTCAGATTTTATATCCAAATTTCGAATTGGAAATCTATAATCGTTATGGAAATATAGTCTATAAAGGAACGGCTTCAACACCACAATTTGATGG encodes the following:
- a CDS encoding cytochrome c oxidase subunit I — encoded protein: MSAHEDTHAHDDHGHHHKETFVTKYIFSQDHKMIAKQYLVTGTIMGVIGVLMSMMFRMQIAWPEEPNVLFEALLGKWAPDGVMDADIYLALVTIHGTIMVFFVLTAGLSGTFSNLLIPLQIGARDMASGFLNMVSYWLFFTSSIVMVISLFVEAGPAAAGWTIYPPLSALPMAQGGSGMGMTLWLVSMAIFIASSLLGSLNYIVTVINLRTKGMSMTRLPLTIWAFFITAVIGVVSFPVLLSAALLLIMDRSFGTSFFLSDIFIQGEVLHYQGGSPVLFEHLFWFLGHPEVYIVILPAMGLVSEIMASSSRKPIFGYRAMIASILAIAFLSTIVWGHHMFISGMNPFLGSVFTFTTLLIAIPSAVKAFNWITTLWKGNLQLNPAMLFSIGFVSTFITGGLTGIILGDSALDINVHDTYFVVAHFHLVMGISALYGMFAGIYHWYPKMFGRMLNKNLGYIHFWVTAVCAYGVFFPMHFIGMAGLPRRYYTNTNFPLFDDLANVNVIITIFALIGGVVQILYLYNFFISMFYGKKTTQNPWRSTTLEWTAPIKHIHGNWEGEIPHVHRWAYDYSKPGHDDDFVPQNVPLKEGEEELQH
- a CDS encoding gliding motility-associated C-terminal domain-containing protein codes for the protein METKSLFRNGIKLASFIMVFLWTSMNVMAQCPTISDPTPPAVCDASGFTIDDLNAYATDPGGGIVWYNAETDGTAYRPNELLLDGIYYIDDNAGSCPSPRQSITITFQVNTVPSGVSLDKFYCSNENATIQDYIDDTLTPYIPSGVNIFYDVDLTNQANTTDIISEGFVNYYIVFTDGGGCASQINFGTTIVSVSPADPTPANPQVLCSDTNPTIADLDPGTTAAFSWYQNVDGSEDPVPPALPASQLLVDGSTYYVQIDDVFCDSNAVPVTVNIDNPNDPGASANLDYCTDNVPAGFFNLYDELGGTADTTGSWSGPLTTSNGHLGTVDISTLTTPGTYTFTYTVPDNGACPASNSSVTVVIYDIFSSGILSVNNPASFCEATLPTSFDLFTLIENYDPDGQWIEGTTSSGIIVADPMSLNLTGYTPATYNFTYTQNSLPNPCPEESTTVQVIVLADPNAGTALNAVFCENDLAAKSPFNLFDALDGSQDNNSGTWTDSSNATISNTIDITGFTVAGSPYSFDYTIDNGTCSDTETISITIEPAPESGTVNAPVAFCIADITTDQTYDLYDLLTDEDQTGSWNDDDGSTALSGNLVTIDGLPEGTYNFTYDVAAIDTCDDVIVTVSIIINDTPAPAAAATQMFCNSALISDLSVTGNTIIWYDAPTGGNALIGTTALADGQVYYATQTDATTGCESSNRTAVSVTIYQSPNAGNISTSPIAACNDNVSIDLNDGLDGTQDSGGQWQNDDSVGTLMGNIFNATGLPAGAYNFTYLLTASAPCLDASTTISVIIEEPLNAGTDGAPLDLCSNDGTIDLFTQLGGTPETGGTWSPALVSTTGVFDPLVDAPGTYTYSLTNACGTASSDVAISVTLAPNAGSDNTVLICVGDGITDLFPLLGTSAQSGGVWSPALPSGTGEFDPASDAAAVYTYTVTTVSPCTTDASAQITVTVDDTPTPTVSNTNPEFCAVDNPTVSNLDSAITSTGTINWYEDAALTIVANATDDLVDGEDYYVIQTNSSGCESSQSTVVNVAINDTPTPTLANANLELCINDDPTLLELELNIVEFNASSNNIAWYDVETGGASISNNASLSNGTTYYAALIDATTGCESSVRLPITPDLTSCGKLVLPDGFSPNGDGVNDTYDIDNLQILYPNFELEIYNRYGNIVYKGTASTPQFDGTSNQSRTVVDGDLPVGVYFYIFNFNDAENKPEQGRLYLSR